The Mycolicibacterium flavescens genome has a segment encoding these proteins:
- the ycjP_2 gene encoding carbohydrate ABC transporter membrane protein 2, CUT1 family, with the protein MAERVGASRVTGWTIVNVLVIVYALFPVLWILSLSLKPTSSVKDGKLIPAEITFDNYKAIFQGNIFTSALINSIGIGLITTAIAVVIGGMAAYAVARLDFPGKKLLIGVALLIAMFPHISLVTPLFNIERAVGLFDTWPGLIIPYITFALPLAIYTLSAFFREIPWDLEKAAKMDGATPAQAFRKVIAPLAAPGIVTAAILVFIFAWNDLLLALSLTATERAITAPVAIANFTGSSQFEEPTGSIAAGAMVITIPIIIFVLIFQRRIVAGLTSGAVKG; encoded by the coding sequence ATGGCTGAGCGGGTCGGTGCGTCGCGGGTGACGGGTTGGACAATCGTCAACGTGCTGGTCATCGTCTACGCGCTCTTCCCGGTGCTGTGGATCTTGTCGCTGTCCCTCAAGCCGACCTCAAGTGTCAAGGACGGCAAGCTGATTCCCGCCGAGATCACCTTCGACAACTACAAGGCGATATTCCAGGGCAACATTTTCACCTCGGCGCTGATCAACTCGATCGGTATCGGCCTGATCACCACGGCCATCGCGGTGGTGATCGGTGGGATGGCCGCGTACGCGGTGGCGCGCCTCGACTTCCCCGGCAAGAAGCTGCTGATCGGCGTCGCCCTGCTGATCGCGATGTTCCCCCATATCTCGCTCGTCACACCGCTTTTCAACATCGAGCGCGCGGTCGGCCTCTTCGACACCTGGCCCGGCCTCATCATCCCGTACATCACCTTCGCGCTGCCGCTGGCGATTTACACGCTCTCGGCGTTCTTCCGGGAGATCCCATGGGATCTGGAGAAGGCGGCCAAGATGGACGGTGCGACACCCGCCCAGGCGTTCCGCAAGGTCATCGCCCCGCTCGCCGCGCCGGGCATCGTCACCGCCGCGATCCTGGTGTTCATCTTCGCCTGGAACGACCTACTTCTCGCGCTGTCGCTGACCGCCACCGAACGCGCGATCACCGCGCCGGTGGCGATCGCGAACTTCACCGGCAGTTCGCAGTTCGAGGAGCCGACCGGATCGATCGCGGCGGGCGCGATGGTCATCACGATCCCGATCATCATCTTTGTGCTCATCTTCCAACGACGGATCGTCGCCGGACTGACATCCGGCGCGGTGAAGGGGTAG
- the ugpC_2 gene encoding ABC transporter-like protein, whose protein sequence is MAEIVLDRVTKSYPNGATAVHELSMTIADGEFIILVGPSGCGKSTTLNMIAGLEDITSGELRIGGERVNEKAPKDRDIAMVFQSYALYPHMSVRQNIAFPLTLAKLKKDEIARKVDEAAKILDLSELLDRKPGQLSGGQRQRVAMGRAIVRDPKAFLMDEPLSNLDAKLRVQMRAEIARLQDRLGTTTVYVTHDQTEAMTLGDRVVVLLAGVAQQIGTPEDLYNRPANLFVAGFIGSPAMNFFNATITDVGVRLPFGEVTLTQENYDLLARRNAPKNVIVGVRPEHFEDAAVLDGYARIRALTFDVTVDMVESLGADKYLHFKTEGAGAHSAQLAELAAESGVGENEFVARVSVDSTARQGDTIQLAFDTSKLVVFDPETGNNLSLPEADAPADSPAPPAE, encoded by the coding sequence ATGGCCGAAATTGTGTTGGACCGGGTGACGAAGAGTTACCCCAACGGCGCGACGGCCGTCCACGAGTTGTCGATGACGATCGCCGACGGCGAGTTCATCATCCTCGTCGGCCCGTCGGGATGCGGAAAGTCGACCACGCTCAACATGATCGCGGGCCTGGAGGACATCACCTCCGGTGAACTGCGCATCGGTGGCGAACGCGTCAACGAGAAGGCCCCCAAGGACCGTGACATCGCGATGGTCTTCCAGTCCTACGCGCTGTACCCGCACATGAGCGTTCGGCAGAACATCGCGTTTCCGCTCACGCTGGCCAAGCTGAAAAAGGACGAGATCGCCCGCAAGGTCGACGAAGCCGCGAAAATCCTTGACCTGAGCGAGCTTCTGGATCGCAAACCGGGGCAGCTCTCCGGCGGTCAGCGGCAACGCGTCGCGATGGGCCGCGCGATCGTGCGTGATCCCAAGGCCTTCCTGATGGACGAGCCGCTGTCGAACCTCGACGCCAAGCTGCGTGTGCAGATGCGCGCGGAGATCGCCCGCCTGCAGGACCGGCTGGGCACGACCACCGTCTACGTCACCCACGACCAGACCGAGGCGATGACGCTGGGCGATCGCGTGGTGGTGCTGCTCGCCGGGGTGGCCCAGCAGATCGGAACGCCCGAGGATCTCTACAACCGCCCCGCGAACCTGTTCGTCGCCGGCTTCATCGGCTCGCCTGCGATGAACTTCTTCAACGCGACGATCACCGACGTCGGCGTCCGGCTGCCGTTCGGCGAGGTCACCCTCACCCAGGAGAATTACGACCTGCTGGCCCGCCGCAACGCGCCGAAGAACGTGATCGTCGGCGTCCGGCCCGAGCATTTCGAGGACGCCGCCGTTCTCGACGGATATGCGCGCATCCGCGCACTGACCTTCGACGTGACGGTGGACATGGTCGAGTCGCTGGGCGCCGACAAGTATCTCCACTTCAAAACCGAAGGCGCCGGGGCGCATTCGGCGCAGCTCGCCGAGCTGGCCGCCGAGTCCGGCGTCGGCGAGAACGAGTTCGTGGCACGGGTCTCGGTCGATTCGACCGCCAGACAAGGCGACACGATCCAGCTGGCGTTCGACACGTCGAAGCTGGTGGTCTTCGATCCCGAGACGGGCAACAACCTCAGCCTGCCCGAGGCCGATGCGCCTGCCGATTCACCCGCGCCGCCGGCCGAGTGA
- a CDS encoding Suppressor of fused protein (SUFU), whose amino-acid sequence MIDVPATVRTYLREHFAGQGIDSEPDEASVTFLGTETIDVLRFGPDPEGVIHYVSLGCSRHPMFDPTEMVTDVVHGPRAEVIVALRGPSPRGLHRSIAIVAAAPAVEGLVLAPDALIDLETPLWENTPFTAFLLSDSEIDDVPLAGPLEPVKVLAATPITATEAAWVRLKGADAMREAWQQDGVDVLDPARPAAKPS is encoded by the coding sequence GTGATCGACGTCCCCGCGACGGTCCGTACCTACCTGCGCGAGCATTTCGCCGGGCAGGGCATCGATTCCGAGCCCGACGAGGCCAGCGTCACTTTCCTGGGCACCGAGACCATCGACGTGCTGCGCTTCGGGCCGGACCCCGAAGGGGTCATCCACTATGTGTCGCTGGGCTGCTCGCGTCATCCGATGTTCGACCCGACCGAGATGGTCACCGACGTCGTGCACGGTCCGCGCGCGGAGGTGATCGTCGCCCTTCGCGGACCCTCGCCGCGGGGGCTGCACCGGTCGATCGCGATCGTGGCGGCCGCGCCCGCGGTGGAAGGTCTCGTCCTGGCGCCCGATGCGTTGATCGACCTCGAGACACCGCTGTGGGAGAACACACCGTTCACCGCATTCCTGTTGAGTGACAGCGAAATCGACGACGTACCGTTGGCCGGCCCGCTTGAGCCGGTGAAGGTGTTGGCCGCCACGCCGATCACCGCGACCGAAGCCGCGTGGGTGCGCCTCAAGGGTGCCGACGCGATGCGCGAGGCGTGGCAGCAGGACGGCGTCGACGTGCTCGACCCGGCACGTCCGGCGGCCAAGCCGAGCTGA
- the corA gene encoding magnesium Mg(2+) and cobalt Co(2+) transport protein CorA — MKNSRDGLAADPVRVPVAHATVDCAVYCDGSRLPGSFSHDAAQNKVAELRREGGNAFVWVGLNGPDERQMQTVADVFGLHPLAVEDAVHAHQRPKLERYDDTLFLVLKTVTYIEHESIANAREIVETGEIMIFVGPDFVVTVRHGEHGGLAGVRKHLEAAPNLLELGPYAVMHAIADHVVDGYLEVTDSIETDIDAMEEDVFSPTKRTDIECIYLLKREIIELRRAVGPLATDFRSLGTEHADLISVEILRYMGDVLDHSIKASDRIAGFDEVLSSLVQAAVGKVAMQQNTDMRKISAYVAIAAVPTAIAGIYGMNFDHMPELSVTWGYPAVLLFMVVICGLLFRAFRRNDWL, encoded by the coding sequence GTGAAGAACAGCCGCGACGGCCTGGCCGCCGACCCCGTCCGCGTGCCCGTCGCGCATGCGACGGTGGACTGCGCCGTCTATTGCGACGGCTCTCGGCTGCCGGGAAGTTTCAGCCACGACGCCGCTCAGAACAAGGTGGCGGAGCTGCGTCGGGAGGGCGGCAACGCCTTCGTCTGGGTCGGTTTGAATGGACCCGACGAACGCCAGATGCAGACGGTCGCGGACGTTTTCGGTCTGCACCCGCTCGCGGTCGAGGATGCGGTGCACGCCCATCAGCGACCGAAGCTCGAACGCTACGACGACACCTTGTTCCTCGTCCTCAAGACCGTCACCTACATCGAACACGAGTCGATCGCGAACGCGCGCGAGATCGTCGAGACCGGCGAGATCATGATCTTCGTCGGGCCCGACTTCGTGGTGACCGTCCGGCATGGCGAACACGGCGGGCTGGCCGGCGTTCGCAAACACCTCGAGGCCGCACCGAACCTGTTGGAACTCGGCCCGTATGCGGTGATGCACGCGATCGCCGACCACGTCGTGGACGGCTACCTCGAAGTGACCGACTCGATCGAAACCGACATCGACGCGATGGAGGAGGACGTCTTCTCACCGACCAAACGGACCGACATCGAATGCATCTACCTGCTCAAGCGCGAGATCATCGAACTCCGCCGTGCGGTGGGCCCATTGGCAACGGACTTCCGAAGTCTCGGTACCGAGCACGCCGACCTCATCTCGGTGGAGATCCTGCGCTACATGGGCGACGTGCTCGACCACTCCATCAAGGCATCCGATCGCATCGCCGGATTCGACGAGGTGCTCAGCTCGCTCGTGCAGGCGGCCGTCGGGAAAGTGGCGATGCAGCAGAACACCGACATGCGCAAGATCTCGGCCTATGTCGCGATCGCCGCGGTGCCGACGGCGATCGCCGGCATCTACGGTATGAATTTCGACCACATGCCGGAGCTGTCGGTGACGTGGGGCTATCCCGCGGTGTTGCTGTTCATGGTCGTCATCTGCGGCCTGCTTTTCCGCGCGTTCCGGCGCAACGACTGGCTGTGA
- the mdh gene encoding malate dehydrogenase produces the protein MSTTPLKVAVTGAAGQIGYSLLFRLASGSLLGPDRPIELRLLEIEPALKALEGVVMELDDCAFPLLAGVQIGADANKIFDGVNLALLVGARPRGPGMERSDLLEANGAIFTAQGKALNEVAADDVRIGVTGNPANTNALIAMSNAPDIPRERFSALTRLDHNRAISQLARKTGAKVTDIKKMTIWGNHSATQYPDIFHAEVGGRNAAEVVNDQDWIENDFIPTVAKRGAAIIDARGASSAASAASATVDAARDWLLGTPADDWVSMAVYSDGSYGVPEGLISSFPVTTKDGDWSIVQGLDIDDFSRSRIDKTTAELADERKAVTDLGLI, from the coding sequence GTGAGCACAACTCCCCTCAAGGTCGCAGTCACCGGTGCCGCCGGCCAGATCGGCTACAGCTTGCTGTTCCGCCTCGCGAGCGGATCACTTCTCGGCCCCGACCGGCCGATCGAGCTGCGCCTCCTCGAGATCGAGCCGGCGCTCAAGGCGCTCGAGGGTGTGGTGATGGAGCTCGACGACTGTGCGTTCCCGCTTCTTGCCGGCGTTCAGATCGGCGCCGACGCGAACAAGATCTTCGACGGCGTCAACCTGGCTCTGCTCGTCGGCGCGCGCCCCCGCGGCCCGGGCATGGAGCGCAGTGACCTGCTCGAGGCCAACGGCGCGATCTTCACCGCACAGGGCAAGGCGCTTAACGAGGTGGCCGCCGACGACGTGCGCATCGGGGTGACCGGCAACCCCGCCAACACCAACGCGCTCATCGCGATGTCCAACGCCCCCGACATCCCGCGCGAGCGGTTCTCGGCGCTGACCCGCCTCGATCACAACCGGGCGATCAGCCAGCTGGCCCGCAAGACCGGCGCCAAGGTCACCGACATCAAGAAGATGACGATCTGGGGCAACCACTCGGCCACCCAGTACCCGGACATCTTCCACGCCGAGGTCGGCGGCCGCAACGCCGCCGAGGTGGTCAACGACCAGGACTGGATCGAGAACGACTTCATCCCGACCGTCGCCAAGCGCGGTGCGGCCATCATCGACGCCCGCGGTGCGTCCTCGGCGGCGTCGGCCGCCTCGGCGACCGTCGACGCGGCCCGGGACTGGCTGCTGGGCACGCCCGCCGACGACTGGGTGTCGATGGCGGTGTACTCCGACGGTTCCTACGGTGTTCCGGAGGGCCTGATCTCGTCGTTCCCGGTGACGACGAAGGACGGCGACTGGTCGATCGTGCAGGGCCTGGACATCGACGATTTCTCCCGCAGCCGCATCGACAAGACGACGGCCGAGCTCGCCGACGAGCGCAAAGCGGTCACCGATCTCGGCCTGATTTGA
- the maeB gene encoding malic enzyme, whose protein sequence is MSQAVRDLPLTGSNIVLSDEEIFAAHVGGKLSVALNAALDTERALSVAYTPGVAQVSRAIAADHTLAARYTWASRMVAVVSDGSAVLGLGDIGPAASLPVMEGKSALFKAFADLDSIPIVLDTKDTDEIVETLVRLRPTFGAVNLEDISAPRCFEIERRLVEALDCPVMHDDQHGTAIVVLAALLGAAKVVDREIASLRVVVSGCGAAGIACAKILMAAGVSDITLLDSQGIVHKGRQNLNSYKADLAESSNPRGLTGGLAEAIEGADVFLGLSAGVVPVDLVASMAPNSIVFALSNPDPEIHPDDASRYAAVVATGRSDFPNQINNVLAFPGVFRGALDAGARRITERMKVAAAEAIFSVVGTDLAPDRIVPSVLDPRVAPAVAQAVASASRDASGG, encoded by the coding sequence GTGTCGCAAGCGGTGAGAGACCTTCCATTGACCGGATCCAATATCGTCCTCAGCGATGAGGAGATCTTCGCGGCCCACGTCGGCGGCAAGCTCTCGGTAGCGCTGAACGCGGCCCTCGACACCGAACGGGCGTTGTCCGTCGCCTACACGCCAGGCGTGGCCCAGGTCAGCCGGGCCATCGCCGCCGACCACACGCTGGCCGCCCGTTACACGTGGGCGAGTCGCATGGTGGCGGTGGTCAGCGACGGCAGCGCGGTGCTGGGGCTCGGTGACATCGGCCCGGCGGCGTCGCTTCCGGTGATGGAGGGCAAGAGCGCCCTGTTCAAGGCGTTCGCCGACCTCGACTCGATCCCGATCGTGCTCGACACCAAGGACACCGACGAGATCGTCGAGACCCTGGTGCGGCTCCGTCCGACGTTCGGGGCCGTCAACCTCGAGGACATCTCAGCGCCGCGATGCTTCGAGATCGAGCGGCGCCTGGTCGAGGCGCTGGACTGCCCGGTCATGCACGACGACCAGCACGGCACCGCGATCGTCGTGCTGGCCGCCCTACTGGGCGCGGCCAAGGTCGTCGATCGCGAGATCGCCTCGCTTCGGGTCGTCGTCTCCGGCTGCGGCGCGGCAGGCATCGCGTGCGCGAAGATCCTGATGGCGGCGGGCGTCAGCGACATCACGCTGCTCGACTCGCAGGGCATCGTGCACAAGGGCCGCCAGAACCTCAACTCCTACAAGGCCGACCTGGCCGAGTCGAGCAACCCGCGCGGGCTGACCGGCGGACTCGCCGAAGCGATCGAGGGCGCCGACGTGTTCCTGGGGCTGTCCGCGGGCGTGGTGCCCGTCGACCTGGTCGCCTCGATGGCGCCGAACTCGATCGTGTTCGCGCTGTCGAATCCGGATCCGGAAATCCACCCCGACGACGCGAGCCGGTACGCGGCCGTCGTCGCCACCGGGCGCAGCGACTTTCCGAACCAGATCAACAATGTGCTCGCCTTCCCGGGCGTGTTCCGCGGTGCGCTCGACGCCGGTGCGCGCCGCATCACCGAGCGGATGAAGGTGGCCGCCGCCGAAGCGATCTTCTCAGTCGTCGGGACCGACCTCGCACCCGATCGCATTGTGCCGAGCGTGCTCGACCCCCGGGTCGCCCCCGCCGTCGCGCAGGCCGTCGCCAGTGCGTCCCGCGACGCGTCGGGAGGCTAG
- a CDS encoding glycine betaine/choline ABC transporter substrate-binding protein, translating to MGRRLALALVAVVVASSAACGEDTERPSIAVGATADPESTLIAHLYAAALRSYGNPAHVKIEDDPLTGLDTGAVRVVPGLTGRLLHRFNPEAAARAPTQVYREMVSALPEGVAAGDYTTSAEDKPALAVTEATAGKWDGRDVTAAVRNCDGLTIAAVADAPRPEAIGMCEPNVTEFPDSDAAFDAVRSGRFPAAWTTTAAPGIPPELVMLSDRTSLIRAENLVPLSRRNGLNESQVLALNEVAGVLDTAALAEMRAEVADGADPGHVAEAFLSEHPLGDS from the coding sequence GTGGGCCGGCGGCTGGCGCTGGCGCTCGTCGCGGTGGTCGTGGCGAGCAGTGCGGCGTGCGGTGAGGACACCGAGCGGCCGTCGATAGCCGTCGGCGCCACAGCCGATCCCGAGTCGACGTTGATCGCCCACCTTTATGCCGCCGCGCTGCGCTCGTACGGCAACCCCGCTCACGTCAAAATCGAGGACGACCCGCTGACCGGGCTGGACACCGGGGCCGTCCGGGTCGTGCCCGGGCTCACCGGACGGTTGCTGCACCGGTTCAATCCCGAGGCGGCGGCACGTGCGCCGACGCAGGTGTACCGCGAGATGGTCTCCGCGCTGCCCGAAGGCGTCGCGGCGGGGGACTACACCACGTCGGCCGAGGACAAGCCCGCCCTCGCGGTCACCGAGGCGACCGCCGGAAAGTGGGACGGGCGCGACGTCACCGCCGCGGTGCGCAACTGCGACGGGCTGACCATCGCCGCGGTCGCCGACGCACCCCGTCCGGAGGCGATCGGCATGTGTGAACCCAACGTGACTGAATTCCCCGACAGCGACGCGGCTTTCGATGCTGTGCGCTCCGGCCGGTTCCCCGCCGCGTGGACGACGACCGCGGCTCCCGGCATTCCGCCCGAATTGGTGATGCTGTCGGACCGCACGTCGCTGATCCGCGCGGAGAACCTGGTGCCGCTGTCTCGCCGCAACGGACTCAACGAGTCCCAGGTGCTCGCGCTCAACGAGGTCGCCGGCGTGCTGGACACCGCGGCGTTGGCCGAGATGCGCGCCGAGGTCGCCGACGGCGCTGATCCAGGCCACGTGGCTGAAGCGTTCCTCTCCGAACACCCCCTCGGCGACTCGTAA
- the lvr_5 gene encoding short-chain alcohol dehydrogenase — protein sequence MQGFAGKVAVVTGAGSGIGQALAIELGKSGASVAISDVDAEGLAATEERLKAIGAPVKTDRLDVTEREAFELYADAVVEHFGKVNQIYNNAGIAYVGDVEVTPYKDIERVMDVDFWGVVNGTKAFLPHLIASGDGHVVNVSSLFGIFSVPGQAAYNSAKFAVRGFTEALRQEMQASGHPVKVTTIHPGGIKTAIMRNSTAAEGVDREGLTKTFDTWLTRTTSERAARIILDGVRRNRARVLVGPDAKILDAIVRLTGSGYQRLFLSLMKRLVPNSH from the coding sequence ATGCAGGGCTTCGCCGGAAAGGTCGCCGTGGTGACCGGTGCCGGGTCGGGTATCGGACAGGCGCTGGCGATCGAGCTGGGCAAGTCGGGCGCAAGTGTGGCGATCAGCGACGTCGACGCCGAGGGTCTGGCGGCGACCGAGGAGCGGCTCAAGGCGATCGGCGCGCCGGTGAAGACGGACCGCCTCGACGTCACCGAGCGTGAGGCCTTCGAGCTGTACGCCGACGCGGTCGTCGAGCACTTCGGCAAGGTCAACCAGATCTACAACAACGCAGGCATCGCGTATGTGGGCGATGTCGAGGTGACCCCGTACAAGGACATCGAACGGGTGATGGACGTCGACTTCTGGGGCGTCGTCAACGGCACGAAAGCGTTCCTGCCGCATCTGATCGCGTCGGGCGACGGGCACGTCGTCAACGTGTCGAGCCTGTTCGGCATCTTCTCGGTTCCGGGCCAGGCGGCATACAACTCTGCGAAGTTCGCGGTCCGCGGGTTCACCGAGGCCCTGCGCCAGGAGATGCAGGCCTCGGGCCATCCGGTCAAGGTCACCACCATCCACCCCGGCGGGATCAAGACCGCGATCATGCGCAATTCGACGGCCGCTGAGGGCGTCGACCGCGAGGGCCTGACCAAGACGTTCGACACATGGCTCACGCGAACCACCTCTGAGCGCGCCGCAAGAATCATTTTGGACGGCGTCCGTAGGAACCGGGCTCGGGTGCTCGTCGGACCCGATGCCAAGATCCTTGACGCGATCGTGCGGCTCACCGGTTCGGGCTATCAGCGTCTGTTCCTGTCGTTGATGAAGCGTCTGGTGCCAAACAGCCACTGA